The proteins below are encoded in one region of uncultured Desulfovibrio sp.:
- a CDS encoding lactate utilization protein produces MPPVNQEILDLFISRAQAAGAVVQQLPTRAAALQYVLDVCAQKAPCELLADEDVEKGPDGPNRVPTRVQKVVAAPDVDEADFATLSAACQAQGIRCLRHGLRQHLAGIDVGLTTARLAVATTGTCLAVGDEEDTRLAGMISEIHIMLLSPSAIYADLPAIAGPLRQRLAERPGSYTTLITGPSRTADIERVGAIGVHGPLQLHVILLEDAHAQ; encoded by the coding sequence ATGCCCCCTGTGAATCAGGAAATTCTTGACCTGTTCATTTCCCGCGCTCAGGCAGCGGGCGCCGTGGTGCAGCAGCTGCCCACCCGGGCCGCGGCCCTGCAATATGTGCTGGATGTCTGTGCCCAGAAGGCTCCCTGCGAACTGCTGGCCGATGAGGATGTGGAAAAGGGTCCCGACGGTCCCAACAGAGTTCCCACCCGCGTCCAGAAGGTAGTGGCCGCTCCCGATGTGGACGAGGCCGACTTTGCCACCCTGTCCGCCGCCTGCCAGGCCCAGGGCATACGCTGCCTGCGCCACGGCCTGCGCCAGCACCTGGCCGGCATCGACGTGGGCCTGACCACGGCCCGCCTGGCCGTGGCCACCACAGGAACCTGCCTGGCCGTAGGCGACGAGGAAGATACCCGCCTGGCCGGCATGATCAGTGAAATCCACATCATGCTGCTGTCCCCCTCGGCCATCTATGCCGACCTGCCGGCCATTGCCGGCCCCCTGCGCCAGCGCCTGGCGGAGCGCCCCGGCTCGTATACCACGCTTATTACCGGTCCCAGCCGCACCGCCGATATCGAACGGGTGGGCGCCATCGGCGTGCATGGCCCGCTGCAACTGCATGTGATTCTTCTGGAGGACGCCCATGCCCAGTAA